A genomic window from Megalobrama amblycephala isolate DHTTF-2021 linkage group LG2, ASM1881202v1, whole genome shotgun sequence includes:
- the LOC125257933 gene encoding placenta-specific gene 8 protein-like, translated as MFQCIEEYPDLTAKKNQIMEVTSQPAAFEPQDFQTSLYACCDDMAICCCGLFCLPCLGCSIAIDMKECCLCGLGMPIRSVYRTKYNIQGSLFKDWLVSYCCFTCSACQLKRDLTIRIHNGTLKP; from the exons ATGTTTCAGTGCATAGAGGAATATCCTGACTTAACTGCAAAGAAAAATCAG ATCATGGAGGTCACATCTCAACCTGCTGCATTTGAACCCCAAGATTTTCAAACAAGCTTATATGCCTGCTGTGACGACATGGCCATAT gctGTTGTGGCCTCTTCTGCCTCCCTTGTTTGGGCTGTTCCATTGCTATCGACATGAAAGAGTGCTGCTTATGCGGTTTAGGCATGCCAATCCGAAGTGTTTACCGCACTAAATACAACATACAA GGTTCCCTGTTTAAAGACTGGTTAGTCTCGTACTGCTGCTTTACTTGTTCAGCCTGTCAGCTGAAGAGAGACCTCACCATAAGGATTCATAATGGAACACTGAAACCATGA
- the LOC125257939 gene encoding placenta-specific gene 8 protein-like has product MEVTSQPAAFEPQEFQTGLLGCCEDVSICCCGLFCLPCLGCSIASDMKECCLCGLGMTIRSVYRTKYNIPGSLCEDWLVSYCCFTCSACQLKRDLTIRIHNGTLKP; this is encoded by the exons ATGGAGGTCACATCTCAACCTGCTGCATTTGAACCCCAAGAGTTTCAAACAGGCTTACTGGGCTGCTGTGAAGACGTGAGCATAT GCTGTTGTGGCCTCTTCTGCCTCCCTTGTTTGGGCTGTTCCATTGCTTCCGACATGAAAGAGTGCTGCTTATGCGGTTTAGGCATGACAATCCGAAGTGTTTACCGCACTAAATACAACATACCA GGTTCCCTGTGTGAGGACTGGTTAGTCTCGTACTGCTGCTTTACTTGTTCAGCCTGTCAGCTGAAGAGAGACCTCACCATAAGGATTCATAATGGAACACTGAAACCATGA
- the LOC125262876 gene encoding placenta-specific gene 8 protein-like translates to MEVTSQPAAFAPREFHTGLMSCCEDMSICCCGCFCLPCLGCSIASEMKECCLCGLGMPIRSVYRTKYNIQGSMCNDFCVGYYCMPCAACQLKRDIEIRKRTGEF, encoded by the exons ATGGAGGTCACATCTCAGCCTGCTGCATTCGCACCCAGAGAATTTCACACAGGCTTAATGAGCTGCTGTGAAGACATGAGCATAT gctGTTGTGGCTGTTTCTGCCTCCCTTGTTTGGGCTGTTCCATTGCTAGTGAAATGAAAGAGTGCTGCTTATGCGGTTTAGGCATGCCGATCCGAAGTGTATACCGAACTAAATACAACATACAA GGATCCATGTGCAATGACTTTTGTGTCGGTTACTACTGCATGCCTTGTGCCGCCTGCCAGCTGAAGAGAGACATTGAAATTAGGAAGCGTACTGGAGAATTCTGA